GGCACCGGACGGGCGCTCCCGGCCGACCTGGTGCTGCTCGCCCTGGGGTTCTCCGGGCCGGACCGGGAGGACGGTCTGATCGAACAGCTGGGGCTGGCGCTGGGGCCGCGCGGCACGATCGCCCGGGACGACGGGTTCGCGACCAACGTCCCCGGGGTGTTCGCCGCGGGGGACGCGGCGCGCGGGCAGTCGCTCATAGTCTGGGCGATAGCGGAGGGCCGGGCGGTCGCGGCGGCCGTCGACCGCTATCTGACGGGGAGTTCCCGGCTCCCGGCTCCGATCACCCCCGCTGACCGGCCGATGACCGTCTGAGCGACGGCACCGCCGAACGCGCCCAGGGCTCCGCCCGGGCAACGCGTACCACCCGGCTGCCCCTCCCCATGACCGCCCGGGCAACCCGCACCACCCGGCTCCCTCCCACAGCGCCTGGGCAACCCGCGCCACCCGGCTCCCCCCACGACCGCGCGGGCAACCCGCACCACCATGCTCCCTCCACGACCAACCGGACGACCGGACGACCGGACGACCGGGTGTCACCGGCTCTGCCGCCGCACGGGCCCGACCGGCTTCGCCATCCCCCAGGCCGGACCGCCTCCGCCACCCCACGAGCCCGCATCCATCCGTCGGCCCACCCTCCGCCACCCCACGAGCCCGCCCCCACCGTCGACCCGTCCTCAGCCGGTGCGTTCGTCCGTGCCCGCCACCTTCCCCGTGGCCAGGGCCACCCGGTTCCAGGTGTTGATGGTGAGGATCAGGGACAGGACCTGGGCCAGTTCCCGTTCCTCGAAGTGGGCGGCGGCCTCGGCGTAGACGGGGTCGGGGACACCGCCGTCGGCGATCAGGGTGACCGCCTCGGTCAGGGCCAGCGCGGCCTGTTCCTTGGAGGTGAAGAAGTGCCGGGCCTCCCGCCAGACGGCGACCAGGTGGAGCCGGTCCTCGCTCTCCCCGGCCTTGCGGGCGTCGTTGGTGTGCATGTGCAGGCAGTAGGCGCAGTGGTTGAGATGGGAGGCGCGGATCTGGATCAGTTCGACCAGGGCCGGGTCCAGGCCCGCTCGGGCGGCGGTGTCGAAGCGGATGATCGCGCGGTAGACCTCCGGCGCGGCCTTGGCGAAGTCCAGGCGGGTGCGGGCGGCCTCGGCGGCGGCGATCCCGGTGGTGGGGTCGAAGGTGCTGTCAAAGGTGCCGTCAGAAGTGCGGCCGGAGGTGCTGACGGTGTGCGTGTCCGTGGTCATGTGCTCCACCGTAGGAGCCGGAAAGACCGATAGTAGGGTGCATTTCCATGACGGAATCGTGGGTCAATTACGCGGAGCGGATCGGCGTCGACCTGCATCTGGAGCTGTCCGGACCGGGGGGCCGGCGGGCCGCGCTGACCCGGGCGCTGCGGGAGGCCGTGCGCGGAGGCCGGCTGGCTCCGGGCACCCGGCTGCCGCCGTACCGGTCACTCGCCGCGGACCTGGGCGTGGCCCGCAACACGGTGGCCGACGCCTACGCGGAACTGGTCGCGGAGGGCTGGCTGACCGCCCGGCAGGGTTCGGGGACCCGGGTCGCCGAGCGGGCGCGCCCGCTGCGCCAGGCCGTGGGTGCGCCGGCCCGGGCGCCGGCACGCGCGCGTGGCCCACGGCACGATCTGCGGCAGGGCAGGCCGGACGCCTCGGCCTTTCCCCGCGCGGCGTGGGCGGCCTCGTACCGCCGGGCGCTCCAGGCGGCACCCAGCGAGGCGTTCGGGCCGGGCGATCCGGCCGGGCGCCGGGAGCTGCGGGAGACGCTGGCGGAATACCTGGCACGCGCGCGTGGGGTGCGCACCGAGCCGGACCGGATCGTGATCTGCTCGGGCTTCGCGCACGCGCTGCGGCTGCTCTTCGGCCGGGACACGCCCGGCGGGACAGGCGGTTGGGGCGGGCCGGCCGGAGGCGGGGTGCTGCGGGGGCCGCTGGGTGTGGAGGGGTACGGTCTCGGTTTCCACCGGGACCTGCTCGCGGCGGCCGGCGTGCGCACGGTGCCGCTGCCGCTGGACGAGCACGGCGCGCGAGTGGCGGCGCTCGGGCGCGAGCGGGCCGTGCTGCTGACGCCCGCGCACCAGTTCCCGACCGGCGGACCGCTGCGTCCGGAGCGCCGGGCGGCGGTGATCGACTGGGCACGCGCGCGGGGGTCGGTGGTGCTGGAGGACGACTACGACGGCGAGTTCCGCTACGACCGCCGGCCCGTCGGCGCGCTTCAGGGACTCGACCCGGAGCGGGTGATCCACATCGGGTCGGTCAGCAAGAGCCTGTCACCGGCGTTGCGGCTGGGCTGGATGGTCCTGCCGGAGCGGTATGTGGAGCCGGTGCTGGCGGCGAAGGGCGAGCGGGAGGGGTGGGCGAGCGTGCCGGACCAGTTGGCGCTCGCGGACTTCATGGCCGGTGGGTCGTACGACCGGCATGTGCGGCGGATGCGGCAGCGCTACCGGGGCCGGCGTGACCGGCTGGTCGCCGCGCTGGCCGAGCGGGCGCCGCACATCGAGGTGACGGGTGTCGCGGCGGGGCTGCACGCGGTGCTGCGGCTGCCGCCCGGCACGGAACAGACGGTGGTGGAGGCCGCCGCGCGGCGGGGCATCGCCCTCGACGGTCTTGCCGCGTTCCGGCACCCGGACGGCCCTGCATCGGCCGGCGACGGCCTGGTGGTGGGGTACGCGGCCCCGGCCGACCACGCCTACGGGGCGGCGCTGGAGGCGCTGTGCGAGGTGCTTGCGGCGGCGTGACTCCCGTACACCCGGTCGGGCCATGCCCTGTTCATGCGGCACTCCGTGAGCGTAGGACGCGGGGAACGGTCAATTCGTGGTCACGACAGAGGGTCACGACAGGAAAGTTGAGCCAAGAATCAAAAACCTCGACGGGGCGCCGGGCCGGGCCGTCGGCGAGTTCAGGACAGCAGGAAGTCGGCCACCCCCGCTTTGGCGCCTTCTATGAACGCGGTCATCTCGTCCATGGTGTAGATCAGCGCCGGTCCGTCCGGATCGGTCGACTGGCGTACGGCGATCCGCCCGTCGGCGAGCTTCATCGCCTCCAGGCAGTTCCCGCCGTTGCCGCCGCTCCAGGGCTTGTGCCACCCCTCGCTGCCCAACTCCCGCGCGGGCATGCCGTTGTAGACGCGTCCGCGCGGCATGATGCGATCCATTCACAGCTCCTTGCGGAGATCCCGGAGGATCTCCTTCGTGCGTTGTGCCGTAGCGGCCTGCGCCGCCATGCGGTCCATGACCTCGAGATGGGTCGCCACCTCGGCGCGCGCGTCCAGATAGACGGCGCCGGTCAGGTACTCGCTGTAGACCATGTCCGGCAGTTCGGACACGGCGAATCGGAACAGCACGAAGGGCCCGTACGTCCCCGGGTGCGGCCCGTTGGCGAACGGGGCGACCTGGAGCGTCACATGGGCCAACTCCGTGGCCTCAAGCAACTTGTCGATCTGTGCGCGCATGACCTCCGGGCCACCGACCGGACGGCGCAGCGCGGTCTCGTCCATCACCGCCCAGAAGCGGGGGGCGTCGGGGCGGGTGAGCAGGGCCTGGCGCCGCATGCGCAGGTCGACGTGGCGCTCGATGTCGTCCGGGCTGGTCTGTCCGACGGCACCGGACTTCAGCACGCCGCGCGCGTAGTCCTCGGTCTGGAGCAGGCCGGGGACGAAGTGCGGCTCGTAGGACCGGATGAGGCTGGCCGCGCCCTCCAGGCTGACGTACATCGAGAACCAGCCCGGCAGGATGTCGTGGAACCGCTGCCACCAGCCGGGGCGGTTCGCCTCCTCGGCCAGCTGGACGAAGACATCGGCCTCGTCGTCGGGGACGCCGTAGGCCTTCAGCAGCAGCTGCAGGTACGGGATCTTGAGGGCGACCTCCGCCGTCTCCATGCGGCGGACGGTGGCGGGTGCGACATGGAGAACGCGGGCGGCCTCCTCGCGCTTCAGCCCGGCGCGTTCCCGCAGGTCCTGCAAGCGCCGGCCGAGGACCACCTGGCCCACCGTCGGCGCGGACCGCGGTTCGCTCACGCTCCCACCTCCACCGAAAGTTTCCCGACAGCCCTGCGGCGCCATTCGAAGGTTCATTCGAAGACCGGGCCCGATCTCCGACGACTCCAATTGGCGCCGCGCGAGGTGCTGTTGCGAGCAGTGTGCCACGCTCCCTGACAGAGTCCCTAACACTCTGCATTTTTCAGAGTGACTCTTGCCAAGTGTCCGCGACGGGGCGATAGTGGCAGGCGTGATTCCGTCCGCGCCTTTAGGAACAGACGCCGCCGCCGGCCGTGCCGGCCTCGGTGCCGAGGGGGGCATCCCCGCGCGAGCCGGTTCGGGCCTGGTGGAGGGGGCAGCCCTCCACGGAGGCGCCGCCGGACGCAGGTTCCGCTTCGAGCTGGCCGCACATCCGGGTTCCGTCGCCCAGGCAAGACGCCTGACCCAGACCCGGCTGTCCGGCTGGGCGGTCTGCGCGGACACCTGTGACAGCGCGGCCCTGGTCATATCCGAGCTGGTCACCAACGCCATCGTGCACACCGCGAGCAGCCGGGTCGTGTGCGAGCTGCACGACCACGACGACATGGTGCGCATAGCCGTCCGAGACGAGGGCTGTGCTCCTGGCGAGCCCCACCCGTCCCCGCAGCGACCCGACGAGGAGCACGGGAGGGGGTTGCTTCTCGTCGACGCGCTGTGCCGGGCCTGGGGCGCCCAGGAGCACGGCCCCGGCCTGCTGGTCTGGGCCGAACTGCCCCGCGGCACCGACACCGCCGAGGACGCGCCCGAGCCGCGCGCCGACCTCGGCTGGGGCGCCCGCCCCAAGCCGGGCCGCCCGGAGGACTCCGGGGAGGACCAGCAGGCCGCGGCGGAGCGTCCCCTGCGGGAGCCGGGGCAGTACGACGGCGCCGCCCTCCACGCCGGGCCGCACCGGCACCCGGCGGCGGCGGGACACCCGTGCCGCACGCCCGAGCAGCGTCCTCACCGGGAGGGCCCGTGACGGGCACCGCCGGCGCCGGACGGACCGGGGACACCGGGACCGGTGCCGAGGCCGGGTCCGACTCCCATGCCTGTACCGGGTCCCACGCCGGTACCGGGTCCCATGCCGGTGCCGGGGCCCATGCCGGTGCCGGGGCCCACGCCGGTGCCGGGTCCCATCCCAGTGCGGGCTCCCACGCCGGCGCCAGTTCCCAAGTCGGCGCCGGACCCCGTTCCCGTGCCGCTGCCGGTACCAGTGCCGGTCCGGAGAGCGCCTTCGGCCTGGACACGCTCGTCCGGATGCAACGCCGGCGGTCAGTCCCGGACCAGGACGCGGGTCGGCCGCTGTCGCTGCCGGACGGCATGACCGCGCCGCTCGGCTGGGACGCCGTGGCCGTGCCCGACCGGCTGGGCCCGCTCGTCGTACCCCGGCTGCCGAGGGTGGGCTGCGTGTACACCGACGGCTCCCAGTGGTGGTGGATCGTGCCGTCGGACTCCGACTACGCCCTGCCCTGGCCGGCACCGGCCCGCTACACCACGGGTGCCCTGGCCACCGGCACCGCCCGGCTGATCCACCGCCCGGCGGGCACCGTCCCGTACACCCCGCCGATCCCGCTCTACCTGGCCCTGTGCCGGGTGACGGGTACGGCTCCGGACTGGTCACGAGCCGCGTCGGCGTAACCCCCCGCACGCCTCTCGTACGCCCTGCACGCCCCCTGGTACGCGGCGCACGGCCCGCGCACCCCGTGTGCCCCCTGTACACCTCGCCCACCCCGCCCCCGTACGTCCCCCGCCCCGTACGTCTCCTCACACCCCCGTACGCCTCGTCACGCCCCGCCCGGCCGGCTCACTCGGACGGGTCGGCGCCGCGGACGATCACCAGGAACGCGTCCGTAGCGAGGTCCATGACGACCTCGGCGGGCAGGCCTTCCAGCCGTCGCGCGTGCGCGAACTCCTCCGCGGGCCAGGAGCCGCGCGGACCACCGGCGGGGAAGCGTTCGAGCACTCTTCGCCCGTTCACCATCTCGACCTCCAGAAGCGTCGTACGTGTAAGGAGTCAACGCTCTGGAGAGGGAAAACGCCTCGCCCGGTGACGGTACTGAGACCTGGCCGACACCGGTTCGGCGCGGACCGTGAGAATCCGTTCACCTCGGTGACACGAACCGTACGCTCCGTATCGCCGCCCGTACCTCGCGTATCAGCAGGCGCAGTCCCGGTCAGTAGTCGTACTCGTCGTGCAGCCGCAGCCGGTCGCTGCCGGCGGGGTTGCGGCCGAGCGCGGTCAGGTCGAGCAGGGCCGCGGTGGTGCCCAGCACGTCCAGCCCGTCGTCGTACAGCGAGTAGGTGTGGAAGACCCGGTCGTGGTCGCGCAGGAAGCAGCTGACGCCCGCGCGTTCGACCAGTTCGCCGTCCGTCTCGACGGTGGCCTCGAAGTCGCGGTTGAAGTCGCTGTGCGCCGAGGAGTACCAGGGCACCGCCCAGCCCATCCGCGCCTTGAACGGCAGGATCCGGGTGAACGGCGCCCGGGAGACGGCCGCGAAGGAGGTGTTGCGGGCGCGCAGATGGGCGAGGTGGCCGACCTGGTCCAGGAAGGCCGCGCAGCACGGGCAGCCGGTCTCCCACTCGGGCGCGAACATGAAGTGGTGGACGACGAGCTGGGCCCGGCCCTCGAAGAGGTCCAGGAGGGTGGCCTTGCCGTCGCCGCCCTCGAAGACGTACTCCGGGTCGACCTCGACCATGGGCAGCCTCCGGCGCTCGGCGTCCAGGGCCTCGCGCGCCCTCCTGGCCGCCTCCTCCTTGCGCCGCAACTCCTCGCGCGCTGCGCGCCACCGCTCACGCGAGACGATCTCCGGAAACGACATGAGCCCTCCTGTCCGACGGTCCGTCCGGGGTGGTGACCGTCGGCGTGCGCGGAACTCATCGCTGCGGAGGGGGAGTTTTTCGGCCAGTCTCACGGGGCTCCCAGGCCACCCGCGTTCCGCCGGGCGGCGGGCTCAGGTGTCGTACTCCTGGACGCGCCGTCCGTGGCCGCGCGCGGTCAGCCCGGGCAGCCGCCGCGTCAACTCCCGTACGACGTCTTCCACGTCGAGGGTGAGCAGGACGCGGTCCCGCATCAGGACGCGGCCGTCGACGATCGTCGTACGGACGTCGGCCGCGCGGGCGCTGTGC
This sequence is a window from Streptomyces rubradiris. Protein-coding genes within it:
- a CDS encoding DUF899 domain-containing protein; translated protein: MSFPEIVSRERWRAAREELRRKEEAARRAREALDAERRRLPMVEVDPEYVFEGGDGKATLLDLFEGRAQLVVHHFMFAPEWETGCPCCAAFLDQVGHLAHLRARNTSFAAVSRAPFTRILPFKARMGWAVPWYSSAHSDFNRDFEATVETDGELVERAGVSCFLRDHDRVFHTYSLYDDGLDVLGTTAALLDLTALGRNPAGSDRLRLHDEYDY
- a CDS encoding PLP-dependent aminotransferase family protein, translated to MTESWVNYAERIGVDLHLELSGPGGRRAALTRALREAVRGGRLAPGTRLPPYRSLAADLGVARNTVADAYAELVAEGWLTARQGSGTRVAERARPLRQAVGAPARAPARARGPRHDLRQGRPDASAFPRAAWAASYRRALQAAPSEAFGPGDPAGRRELRETLAEYLARARGVRTEPDRIVICSGFAHALRLLFGRDTPGGTGGWGGPAGGGVLRGPLGVEGYGLGFHRDLLAAAGVRTVPLPLDEHGARVAALGRERAVLLTPAHQFPTGGPLRPERRAAVIDWARARGSVVLEDDYDGEFRYDRRPVGALQGLDPERVIHIGSVSKSLSPALRLGWMVLPERYVEPVLAAKGEREGWASVPDQLALADFMAGGSYDRHVRRMRQRYRGRRDRLVAALAERAPHIEVTGVAAGLHAVLRLPPGTEQTVVEAAARRGIALDGLAAFRHPDGPASAGDGLVVGYAAPADHAYGAALEALCEVLAAA
- a CDS encoding DUF397 domain-containing protein — protein: MDRIMPRGRVYNGMPARELGSEGWHKPWSGGNGGNCLEAMKLADGRIAVRQSTDPDGPALIYTMDEMTAFIEGAKAGVADFLLS
- a CDS encoding carboxymuconolactone decarboxylase family protein encodes the protein MTTDTHTVSTSGRTSDGTFDSTFDPTTGIAAAEAARTRLDFAKAAPEVYRAIIRFDTAARAGLDPALVELIQIRASHLNHCAYCLHMHTNDARKAGESEDRLHLVAVWREARHFFTSKEQAALALTEAVTLIADGGVPDPVYAEAAAHFEERELAQVLSLILTINTWNRVALATGKVAGTDERTG
- a CDS encoding helix-turn-helix domain-containing protein, with the translated sequence MSEPRSAPTVGQVVLGRRLQDLRERAGLKREEAARVLHVAPATVRRMETAEVALKIPYLQLLLKAYGVPDDEADVFVQLAEEANRPGWWQRFHDILPGWFSMYVSLEGAASLIRSYEPHFVPGLLQTEDYARGVLKSGAVGQTSPDDIERHVDLRMRRQALLTRPDAPRFWAVMDETALRRPVGGPEVMRAQIDKLLEATELAHVTLQVAPFANGPHPGTYGPFVLFRFAVSELPDMVYSEYLTGAVYLDARAEVATHLEVMDRMAAQAATAQRTKEILRDLRKEL
- a CDS encoding ATP-binding protein, which translates into the protein MAGVIPSAPLGTDAAAGRAGLGAEGGIPARAGSGLVEGAALHGGAAGRRFRFELAAHPGSVAQARRLTQTRLSGWAVCADTCDSAALVISELVTNAIVHTASSRVVCELHDHDDMVRIAVRDEGCAPGEPHPSPQRPDEEHGRGLLLVDALCRAWGAQEHGPGLLVWAELPRGTDTAEDAPEPRADLGWGARPKPGRPEDSGEDQQAAAERPLREPGQYDGAALHAGPHRHPAAAGHPCRTPEQRPHREGP